CGCCACGGCAGGCCATCAGGGCGACGTCACAGGCGGCCAGCAGCTCAGGCAGACCGAGCGTGCGCGTCCAGTCGGACACCGCCTGCACGCAATGCCGGTAGTCCGGCCAGCGCGCCCGCGCTCGCGCCAAAGGCAATGCCTCGACATCTCCGGGCTCCAGGCCCAGGTGCAACGCTGCTTCCCTTGTCCAATCGGCTATCAGCCTTGCCGGGGGCGCAGGCACGTCGAGCGTGCCTGAGAGCACGACATCACTCACGCTTCGGCTGCGGATGGCATCGCCACTCCAGAAATACGAAGCCAGGAGGTCGCGCACAGGGTGGGGTTGAGAAGGGTGGCGCATCGGGGCCAGTGTATGCAAACACGGCCTTACCGGCGCAGCAGCCGCAGGCCGTTGGCCACCACCAGCAGGCTGGCGCCCATGTCGGCGAACACCGCCATCCACATGGTCGCGCTGCCGAACACAGCCAGCACGAAAAACACCGCCTTGATGCCCAAGGCCAGCGCGATGTTTTGCCACAGCACGGCATGCGTGCGCCGCGACAGGCGCACCGTCTCGGCGATGCGCCGCAGGTTGTCGTTCATGATGACCACGTCGGCCGCCTCGATGGCAATGTCGGTGCCCGCGCCGCCCATGGCAAAACCGATGTCGGCCTGCGCCAGCGCCGGCGCGTCGTTGATGCCGTCGCCGATCATGCCGGTCGCGCCGTACTGGCCTTGCAGTTGCCGGATGGCGACCAGTTTTTCCTCGGGCAGCAGGTTGCCGCGCACGTCAATGATGCCGGCCTGCGCCGCCACCGCGCTGGCCGTGGCGGCGTTGTCGCCGCTGAGCATGACGGGCGTCACGCCCAGCGCCTTCAGCTCGGCAATCGCCTGGCGCGAGCTTTCCTTGATCGTGTCGGCCACCGCGAAAATCCCCAGCACGCCCTGCCCGCTGGCCAGCAGCGTGACCGTGCGGCCCTGCTGCTCATGCAGGGCCAGCGCCGCTTCCAGCGCGGGCGAGCATTGCTGGCGCTCCTCCATCAGACGGTGGTTGCCCAGCGCATACGGTTGTCCACCGATCTGGCCCTGAACGCCCCGCCCCGACAGCGCTTCAAGCATCTCGACCACCTCTGCCGGCAGGGCGCTTTGCGGGTTGCCGGCCTGCAGCCCTTGCGCGATGGCGCTGGACACCGGATGGTCGGAGCGCGCCGCCAGCGTGGCCGCAAGGCGGCCGACTTCAGCCTGGTCCGCGCCGTTCCATGCCTGCCACGCCACCAGCACCGGCTTGCCCTGGGTGATGGTTCCGGTCTTGTCCAGCGCCACGGCCTTCAGCCGGCGGGCGTCTTCCAGGTAGGTGCCGCCCTTGATCAGAATGCCGCGCCGCGCCGCCGTGGTCAGGCCGCTGACGACCGTGACCGGCGTGGACACCACCAGCGCGCACGGGCAGGCGATGACCAGCAGCACCAGCGCCTTGTACAGCGCCTCCAGCCAGGTCCAGTCGAGCGCCAGCGGCGTCAGGACGGCCACGGCCAGCGCCAGCATGAAGACTGTCGGCGTGTAGATGGCGGCGAAGCGGTCGATGAAGGTCTGCGTGGGCGCGCGCGCGCCTTGCGCCTGCTCGACGGCGTGGATGATGCGCGCCAGCGTGCTGTCGCTGGCGGCCGCCGTGACCCGCAGCTCCAGCTCGCCGGTCTGGCTGATGGTGCCGCCGAACACGCTGTCGCCCGCCGCCTTGTCCACCGGCAGGCTTTCCCCGGTGACCGACGCCTGATCGACCGCGCTGGCGCCGGCCGTGACCAGGCCGTCCAGCGGAATGCGCCCGCCGGGCCGCACGCGCACCGTGGCGCCCAGCGGCACGTCATTGAGCGGCACGCTGGTCCATTGGCCGTCCGGCTGGCGAAGCTCGGCTTCTTCAGGCGCCAGCGCCATCAGGCCCTTGATGGCATTGCGCGCGCGGTCCACCGCCATGGCCTCGATCAGCTCGGCGATGGAATACAGCGCCATCACCATGGCCGCCTCGGGCCACTGGCCGATCAGGAAGGCGCCCGTGACGGCCACCGTCATCAGCGCATTGATGTTGAGCCGGCGCCTGAACAAGGCCGTGAGGCCCTTCTGGTACACCTCCAGGCCGGCCATGAAGATGGCGGCCAGCGCCACCGCCATGCCGGCCAGCATCCAGGGCAGGCCGGCGGGAGCAAAAAAGCTGATCGCCTCGGCCACCCCGGCCAGCACCAGCGCGCCCGCCAGGCGCGGCAGGCCCGAGGGCAGGCCGCCGTGGTCATGGTCGTGCCCGCCATGGGTTTCGCCGACCGCCCCCGCGTCGGCAAACGGCTGCATCTTGTAGCCCGCCTTGCCTATCGCGCTGACCGCCGCCTCAAGGGCTTCGGCCTGCGCATCAATCGTCAGCGTGCGCGCCACCAGTTGAAAGTTGAGCGAGCGGATGCCCGGCACGTCGGCCAGCACGCGCCGGATGTCGGCCTCTTCAACGGCGCAGTCCATCGCCGGGATGCGAAAGCGCGTGGCGCCGGCGGGCACGGGCGCGGCCGGAAGGTCGGCAATGGCGGGCGTGTGGGAGGGTTGGTTGCAGCAGTCGGTCATGGTTTTTGTTTCCTGTGCGACCATTAAAAACCCTGAACCCACTTGAAGGTCAAGCCATGCCCGCCACAAGACCCTTGCGCCTGATCGGGAAAGCCGCCGCCCTGAGCGGCGTCAGCACCGCCAACATCCGTTTCTACGAGGCCCAAGGCCTGCTGGCGCCCGGCCCGCGCTCGGCCAACGGCTACCGCAGCTACACCGACGGCGACATTCATCAGCTCCGCTTCATCCGCCTGTGCCGGGCCATGGACATGTCGCTCGATGAAGTCCGCACCCTGCTGAACCTGGACCTGGCTGAAAAGGCCGACTGCGCGGCGGCGAACGCCGCGCTCGAATCCCACATCGCGCATGTCGGCGAGCGCCTGGCCGAACTGCAGGCCCTGCAGGACGACCTGGTGCAACTGCGCGACTGCTGCGACGGCACCGGGCCGCAATGCAAAATCATGCAAGCCCTGCACGACCGCGCCGCGCACCTGCCGCGCGAAGAGGCCAAGTCGCGCGCGCACCGGCATGTGTGACGAACGCGGCGTTCAGTCCCAGGCCGGCGCCAGGTTCTCGGGATTGGCCAGGCGCTCGCCCCGGTCCAGCGTGGCGATCAGGGCCATGTCGGCGTCGGTCAGCTTCAGCTGCCGCGCCTTGAGGTTGCCTTGCAGGTTGACCCGCCGGGTGGACGACGGAATCACCGCATAACCCAGTTGCATCGCCCAGGCCAGCGCGACCTGCGCGGTGGTCGCGCCATGCTGCGCGGCGATCTGCAGCAGCACCGGGTCGTTGAGCACCTTGCCGTAGGCCAGCGTCATGTAGGACGTGGTGTGGATGCCGTGGCTTTTGGCAAACGCGGCCACCTTGCGGTTTTGCAGGTAGGGGCTGAGTTCGATCTGGTGCGTGGCGAGGTTGCCGGCGCCGACGGTGTCGATGGCTTCCTGCAGCAGCGCGATGTTGAAGTTGGAGACGCCGATGGCCTTCGTCAGGCCATGGGTACGGGCGTCCATCAGCGCGCCCAGCGTGTCGGCCAGCGGCACGGCCCGGGCCGGAGACGGCCAGTGGATCAGCGTCAGGTCCACATACGCGGTGCGCAGCTTGGCCAGGCTGTCCTTCAGGCTGGGAATCACCTGGTCGCTGGCGTAGTGGTCGGTCCATAGCTTGGTGACGATGAAAAGCTGGTCGCGCGCGATGCCGCTGCCGGCGATGGCCTGGCCGACCTCGGCCTCGTTGCCGTAGATTTGCGCCGTGTCGATGGCGCGGTAGCCGAGTTCCGGCGCGTTGCTGACCGAGTCGATGACAACCTGGTCTTTCAGGCGGAAGGTGCCCAGGCCGAATGCGGGAATGTTGACATCCTCCTCGTCCTAAAGAACGGGGATTCCTGCTGCCAGACGCGCATGCCCGCGCGCGAGAATGTTTCTGGCCGCATTCGTGTCCCGGTCGTGTACCGAACCACAATCGCTGCAAGTCCACTCTCTTATTCCAAGTCATGCCCTACCCTTCGGACTGCTGGCGGGTATGGCCCCGCAGCACGAGCAAGTCTGGGTTGTGTAACGCTCACTCACCTCTTCAAAGACGATACCGGCCTGATGGCTCTTGTATTCCAGCATCGTCTTGAGCGTTGACCAGCCCGCATCGAGTACGGACTTGGCCATCTTCGTCTTGATCAGCGCCTGGCTTGACACGTTGCCCACGAAGATCGCGGCGTTTTCAGCGACCAGCTTGGTGCTGAACTTGTGCATGGCATCCTTGCGCACATTGGCAATTTTTGCGTGTATCGCCCGCGCCCTGTCTTTCTTTCCAGCACGCTGGGCCGCCGCCAGCGCAGGCTCGTATTGGCGGTAAATGCGTGACTCCAGGGGTTTTCCGCTGGAGCAAACCGCCGCCGTTTTCAGCCCCAGGTCGATGCCGACGCTGGCCGTTCCCGTGCCCGGCTTGGCCTCGATCTCGACGCACACATTCAAATACCAGCGACCCCGTGCATCCTGGCTGATGGAGCCGGCGCGCAACTCGTGCTTGCTCAGGCCGTAGCTGTCCCACAGGCTGAACTTGCGGCTGGAGAACTCAATCTGCCCGGCCTTGTATTTCGCATGGCCGCCCTTGAACGGTACCCAGCCCAGGGAATATTTGGACGACTTCGGGTTGCTGACGCGCCAGTTAAGGCGGGCCTTCTTGAACTGCCTGCGCCGCGTGGCGTACTCGGCGCAGACAAGCTGCACCGTGCCGCTGCCGACCTTCACGCCTTCGCACTTGCTGAACCCTGCCGTGAGCTTTTGCAGGTCGTAGCCGCTGAGCCACTTCTGGCGCTCGCGGATGGCGCGCATGCTGGTTTCGTTGCAGAAATTGAAGACCTGATTGACCTCGCACGCCATTGCAACAAGCACACTTGAATGCTTGTCCTTGATGCGCAGCTTGAGGGTCTTGACCGTTTTCACAGAGATAATCATAATTGGTCTATGGATAAAATACAAGACGTTCGCACCGGCAGACATTGCGTTTTTGCAATTCATGCACATTTGGTATTCGTGACGAAGTACCGCCGGGGTGTTTTCCGGCAGGAACATATGGCAGCCTTGGAGCGCATCTTGCGGTCGGTGTGCGAGGACTTCGAGGCCAGCCTGATTGAGTTCAACGGCGAGGCAGACCACGTACACCTGCTCATCAACTACCCGCCCAAGGTCGCACTGTCCAGCCTGGTGAACAGCCTGAAGGGGGTTTCCAGCCGACTGATGCGCAAAGAGTTCGGAGATTTCCACCCGTGGCTCAAGCGGCGAGGAGTGCTCTGGTCGCCAAGCTACTTTGCGGCATCGTGCGGCGGCGCCCCCATCAGCATCCTGCGCCAGTACATCCAGCAGCAGCAGGCCGTGCCGGCCTGATCCGCTCAGACCCCGGGCTGAACCCCGAGGCTTGCCGCTCAAACCCGGTCATGGTGAATATCCTTGAAAAATGAAAATGAATGAAAGGGTGAAAAAAGAGAAATCAGTTGGCGGGCACTGCGCCTGGGGTTGCGATACGGGCCGGCACGCCTTCCCGGTCATCAAGCCGGCCGCTCCAGTAAGTCAGTGCCAGCGCGCCCAGCACCACCAAGGCGCCAATCCACGGCGTCTGCATCACGCCCAGGTGCGTCACGACCAGCCCGCCGGCCCAGGCCGCGAAGGCGATGCCGAGGTTGAAGGCGGCGATGTTCAGGCCCGAGGCGACATCGACCGCCTGCGGCGTGTGGCGCTCGGCCTGGCGCACCACGTAAACCTGCAGGCCGGGCACGTTGCCGAAAGCCACGGCGCCCCACAGCAGCACGGTGGCGACCGCTAGATAAGGATGCGGCGCGGTGAAGTTGAAGACCAGCAGCACGGCAGCCAGCAGCGCAAAGATGATCTTCAGCGCGGCAATCGGCCCCTTGCGGTCGGCCAGCCGGCCGCCCCAGATATTGCCGGCGGCAACCGAGACGCCGTACACCAGCATCACCCAGCCGATGGCGCTGGCGCCAAAGCCCGACTGCTGCAGGATGGGCGCCAGGAAGGTGAAGGGAATGAAGGAGCCGCCGTAGCCGACGGCCGTGGTCGCATACACCAGCAGCAGGCGCGGCTGGGCCAGCACCTTGAACTGCTGCGCCAGCGATGCCGGCGGCGTGTGTTTGATGCTGCGCGGAATGAACAGCAGGCTGGTGGCGAAGGCGATGGCGCCCAGCGCCGACACAGCCAGGAAGGTTTCGCGCCAGCCGAAATGCTGGCCGATGAAGGTGCCCAGCGGAACGCCGGTGACCAGCGCCACGGTGAGGCCGGTGAACATGATGGCAATCGCGCTGGCGGCCTTTTCCTTGGGCACCAGGCCGGTCGCGATGGTCGAGCCAATCGAGAAGAACACGCCCTGCGCCAGGCCCGTCAAAATGCGCGCGGCCACCAGCGAGTTGTAGCCCGGCGCCTGCCAGGCCAGCAGGTTGCCCAGCGTGAACAGCGCCATCAGCGCCAGCAGCAGCGTCTTGCGCGGCAGCTTGCCGGTCAGCGCGGTCAGCACCGGCGCGCCGATGGCCACGCCCAGCGCGTAAAGGCTGACCAATAATCCGGCCGACGGCAGGCTGACCTGCAGGTCGGCGGCCACGGTGGGCAGCAGGCCGACGATGACGAACTCGGTCGTTCCGATGGCAAAGGCGCTGATGGTCAGCGCCAGAAGGGCAATGGGCATGAAGGGGCTCCGGCGTCAAGAACAGGTGAAAAACGGGGTGAAGCCCGGAGTTTGCGCGCTTGACCTTTGCAGAAAAAGCCCGTCCTGGTCAGAATACAGTTGACTCGCAAGCAACAATCAGAGGAGCGGGCAGACACCATGCAGACCACCATCGAAGAACTCCTGGCCTTTCGCACCGTGGTGGACAGTGGCACCATCACCGCCGCCGCCGACCAGCTGGGGCAAACCGTCTCGGGCATCAGCCGGGCGCTGGGCCGGCTGGAGAAAAAGCTCGGCACCACGCTGCTGCGCCGCACGACGCGGCGGCTGGAGCTGACCGAGGAAGGCCAAACATTCCTGCTGCGCACCCGCGCCATCCTCGACGCGCTGGACGCGGCCGAGGAAGAACTGGCGGCGCGCCGGCAGGCGCCTGCCGGCCTGCTGCGCGTGAATGCCGCCGCGCCCTTCATGCTGCACGCCATCGTGCCGCTGGTGCCCGAGTTCAGCCGGCTGTTTCCCAGGATCAGCCTGGAGCTGAACACCGACGACCTCAACGTGGACCTGCTGGCGCAACGCACCGACATCGCCATCCGCATTGGCGAGCTGCGCGACTCCACGCTGCATGCCCGGCCGCTGGGCGCCAGCCGGCTGCGCGTGCTGGCCAGCCCGGCCTACCTGGCGGCGCACGGCCGGCCCAAGCGCGTGGCCGATCTGGCAAGCCACGCGCGCATCGGCAACAGCCAGCTGGCGTCCCTCAACCAGTGGCCGCTGCGCGGGCCGCACGGCGACAGCTATGCCGCCGCGCCGACCCTCAGCGCCTCCAGCGGCGAAACCATGCGCCACCTGGCGCTGGCCGGCATGGGCGTGGTCTGCCTGGCCGACTTCATGACCGAAACCGACCGCCAGCGCGGCGACCTGGTGCAGTTGCTGGCGCAGGACACGGTCGAGAGCCGGCAGCCGGTCAACGCCGTGTACTACCGCAACACCGCGCTGTCGTCGCGCATCACGGCGTTTCTGGATTTCATCGCGGCGCGGATGCCGTCTTGAGCCAGGCGCTGATTGCCACCGGCCATGACGCCGACTAAAGTAGGGCGATGCACACGACACATTTCCCCTTGCGGCTGCTTCAGCTGACGCTACTGGCTTGCGCCCTGGCCTTGAGCGCCGGCGCAGGCGCACAACCTGCGCAATCGGCGCAACCCGCGCCACCCGCCATCCAGCCCGACAGCGGCCCCTGGCGCAGCGGCAACGGGTTTGCCTTCGCCCTGGGCAAGAAAGACCTGAAACACACCCGCCAGTCCGTCAGCGGCATGGCCTGCAACCTTGACGCGCAGCACCAGCGCATCTGCCTGATGGCGTTTGACGAAGGCGCGCAGGCGCGCTACGCCTACGTGGCCGACCAAACCTTGATCCCCGACGCCCAGCCCGTGGCGCTGCGCGCGGGCAGCGGCGAAATCGACGCCGAAGGCGCGGCCACCGACGGGCGTTATTTCTACGTCACCGGCTCGCATTCGGCCAAGCGCGGCGACTGCGCCAGCAACCCCGACAGCCGCCATGTGCTGCGCCTGCGGCTGGACCCGGCCACCGGCCGCGCCGTGCGCCCTGCCGGCAGCACCCAGGGCGCGCCGGCCGACTACGCCGACAGCGGCCGGCTCTGGTCCATCATGCAGGCGCAGCCCGCGCTCGCACCGTATGTGGGCGAGCGCAAATGCCTGGGCTCCGAGCCGCCTGACGAAGCGCCCCGGCTGGCCGGCCAGCAGGGCGTGAACATCGAAGGGCTGGCGGTGCAGGGCGGGCGGCTGTACTTCGGCTTTCGCGGCCCGGTGCTCCAGGACACGGCGCTGGTGCTGGCCGTCGATGCCGACGCGCTGTTCGACGCGCAGGCCGCGCGCGACCCCAAAGCCACGGTGACGCGCCTGGCGCTGGGCCGCCACCGGGGCATTCGCGACATGGTCGCTGTCAAGACCGGCTTCTTGCTGCTGGCCGGCCCCGACGACAGCCGCGCCAACCAGGACGCGGGCTGGGCGGTGGCGTGGTGGGACGGCAAAACCGCCGCCGCAGGCAGCGTGGTGCAGCCCAGGGTTCTGGCGGCGCTGGACCTGAGCGGCGTCAATTTGCGCAAGTGCGACAAGGAACT
This DNA window, taken from Polaromonas hydrogenivorans, encodes the following:
- a CDS encoding DUF3616 domain-containing protein, encoding MHTTHFPLRLLQLTLLACALALSAGAGAQPAQSAQPAPPAIQPDSGPWRSGNGFAFALGKKDLKHTRQSVSGMACNLDAQHQRICLMAFDEGAQARYAYVADQTLIPDAQPVALRAGSGEIDAEGAATDGRYFYVTGSHSAKRGDCASNPDSRHVLRLRLDPATGRAVRPAGSTQGAPADYADSGRLWSIMQAQPALAPYVGERKCLGSEPPDEAPRLAGQQGVNIEGLAVQGGRLYFGFRGPVLQDTALVLAVDADALFDAQAARDPKATVTRLALGRHRGIRDMVAVKTGFLLLAGPDDSRANQDAGWAVAWWDGKTAAAGSVVQPRVLAALDLSGVNLRKCDKELKPEAMTVLEETPAAYKLLVLSDGLCDGGPLAFTVAR
- the tnpA gene encoding IS200/IS605 family transposase, whose product is MDKIQDVRTGRHCVFAIHAHLVFVTKYRRGVFRQEHMAALERILRSVCEDFEASLIEFNGEADHVHLLINYPPKVALSSLVNSLKGVSSRLMRKEFGDFHPWLKRRGVLWSPSYFAASCGGAPISILRQYIQQQQAVPA
- a CDS encoding MerR family transcriptional regulator, whose protein sequence is MPATRPLRLIGKAAALSGVSTANIRFYEAQGLLAPGPRSANGYRSYTDGDIHQLRFIRLCRAMDMSLDEVRTLLNLDLAEKADCAAANAALESHIAHVGERLAELQALQDDLVQLRDCCDGTGPQCKIMQALHDRAAHLPREEAKSRAHRHV
- the dkgB gene encoding 2,5-didehydrogluconate reductase DkgB, yielding MPAFGLGTFRLKDQVVIDSVSNAPELGYRAIDTAQIYGNEAEVGQAIAGSGIARDQLFIVTKLWTDHYASDQVIPSLKDSLAKLRTAYVDLTLIHWPSPARAVPLADTLGALMDARTHGLTKAIGVSNFNIALLQEAIDTVGAGNLATHQIELSPYLQNRKVAAFAKSHGIHTTSYMTLAYGKVLNDPVLLQIAAQHGATTAQVALAWAMQLGYAVIPSSTRRVNLQGNLKARQLKLTDADMALIATLDRGERLANPENLAPAWD
- a CDS encoding LysR substrate-binding domain-containing protein, whose translation is MQTTIEELLAFRTVVDSGTITAAADQLGQTVSGISRALGRLEKKLGTTLLRRTTRRLELTEEGQTFLLRTRAILDALDAAEEELAARRQAPAGLLRVNAAAPFMLHAIVPLVPEFSRLFPRISLELNTDDLNVDLLAQRTDIAIRIGELRDSTLHARPLGASRLRVLASPAYLAAHGRPKRVADLASHARIGNSQLASLNQWPLRGPHGDSYAAAPTLSASSGETMRHLALAGMGVVCLADFMTETDRQRGDLVQLLAQDTVESRQPVNAVYYRNTALSSRITAFLDFIAARMPS
- a CDS encoding MFS transporter, whose amino-acid sequence is MPIALLALTISAFAIGTTEFVIVGLLPTVAADLQVSLPSAGLLVSLYALGVAIGAPVLTALTGKLPRKTLLLALMALFTLGNLLAWQAPGYNSLVAARILTGLAQGVFFSIGSTIATGLVPKEKAASAIAIMFTGLTVALVTGVPLGTFIGQHFGWRETFLAVSALGAIAFATSLLFIPRSIKHTPPASLAQQFKVLAQPRLLLVYATTAVGYGGSFIPFTFLAPILQQSGFGASAIGWVMLVYGVSVAAGNIWGGRLADRKGPIAALKIIFALLAAVLLVFNFTAPHPYLAVATVLLWGAVAFGNVPGLQVYVVRQAERHTPQAVDVASGLNIAAFNLGIAFAAWAGGLVVTHLGVMQTPWIGALVVLGALALTYWSGRLDDREGVPARIATPGAVPAN
- a CDS encoding heavy metal translocating P-type ATPase, with the protein product MTDCCNQPSHTPAIADLPAAPVPAGATRFRIPAMDCAVEEADIRRVLADVPGIRSLNFQLVARTLTIDAQAEALEAAVSAIGKAGYKMQPFADAGAVGETHGGHDHDHGGLPSGLPRLAGALVLAGVAEAISFFAPAGLPWMLAGMAVALAAIFMAGLEVYQKGLTALFRRRLNINALMTVAVTGAFLIGQWPEAAMVMALYSIAELIEAMAVDRARNAIKGLMALAPEEAELRQPDGQWTSVPLNDVPLGATVRVRPGGRIPLDGLVTAGASAVDQASVTGESLPVDKAAGDSVFGGTISQTGELELRVTAAASDSTLARIIHAVEQAQGARAPTQTFIDRFAAIYTPTVFMLALAVAVLTPLALDWTWLEALYKALVLLVIACPCALVVSTPVTVVSGLTTAARRGILIKGGTYLEDARRLKAVALDKTGTITQGKPVLVAWQAWNGADQAEVGRLAATLAARSDHPVSSAIAQGLQAGNPQSALPAEVVEMLEALSGRGVQGQIGGQPYALGNHRLMEERQQCSPALEAALALHEQQGRTVTLLASGQGVLGIFAVADTIKESSRQAIAELKALGVTPVMLSGDNAATASAVAAQAGIIDVRGNLLPEEKLVAIRQLQGQYGATGMIGDGINDAPALAQADIGFAMGGAGTDIAIEAADVVIMNDNLRRIAETVRLSRRTHAVLWQNIALALGIKAVFFVLAVFGSATMWMAVFADMGASLLVVANGLRLLRR